The following proteins are encoded in a genomic region of Phycisphaera sp.:
- a CDS encoding N-acetylneuraminate synthase family protein codes for MRIGDRTIDLEHPPYVIAELGVNHDGSPDQLMALVHAAAAAKADAIKLQLFTAGDLLSDAASLAEYQKDAGEHDPRAMLRRLELSIEIANQAIDLAHDLGLHAIATVFDLPLVPIADRLPLDAYKTASPDLVHMPLLEALIATNKPLIISTGAASREEVQRAVGWLAPVRQRTALLQCVSSYPTPPEHAAVAAVQDIADIFMGPVGYSDHTTAIDTGALAVSLGARVLEKHLSLDRTLPGPDHAASIEPDGLTEYVRLARAAFDGSWNAKPDDERLGPPTKFLLPIEADVRQVARRSIVAARDLPAGHVLTLDDLAFKRPGGGLEPWQADLLLGKPLEFPVAADRAIMPDDVID; via the coding sequence ATGCGCATCGGCGACCGCACGATCGATCTGGAGCACCCGCCCTACGTCATCGCCGAACTGGGCGTCAACCACGACGGCTCACCCGACCAGCTTATGGCCCTCGTACACGCCGCTGCGGCTGCCAAAGCGGACGCCATCAAGCTCCAGCTCTTCACCGCCGGCGACCTGCTCTCCGATGCCGCCTCGCTGGCCGAATACCAGAAAGACGCCGGCGAACACGACCCACGTGCGATGCTCCGCCGGCTCGAACTTTCAATCGAGATTGCCAACCAAGCCATCGACCTCGCGCATGACCTTGGCTTGCACGCCATCGCCACCGTCTTCGATCTGCCACTCGTACCGATCGCCGACCGACTCCCCCTCGACGCCTACAAGACCGCCTCGCCGGACCTCGTCCATATGCCGCTACTCGAGGCCCTGATCGCTACGAACAAGCCGCTCATCATCAGCACGGGCGCTGCTTCACGAGAAGAAGTCCAGCGCGCCGTCGGCTGGCTCGCCCCCGTCCGGCAGCGCACGGCCCTGCTCCAATGCGTCAGCAGCTATCCCACGCCACCCGAGCACGCCGCGGTCGCCGCCGTGCAAGACATAGCCGACATCTTCATGGGCCCGGTTGGGTACAGCGACCACACCACGGCCATCGACACCGGCGCGCTGGCCGTCTCGCTCGGCGCTCGCGTTCTCGAAAAGCACCTCAGCCTCGACCGCACGTTGCCCGGCCCTGACCACGCCGCCTCGATCGAGCCCGATGGGCTCACCGAGTACGTCCGCCTCGCACGAGCCGCATTCGATGGCTCATGGAACGCCAAGCCCGACGACGAACGCCTTGGCCCGCCCACGAAATTCCTGCTGCCCATCGAGGCCGACGTCCGCCAGGTCGCCCGCCGCAGCATCGTTGCCGCGCGAGATCTGCCCGCCGGGCACGTCCTCACGCTGGACGACCTCGCCTTTAAGCGCCCCGGCGGCGGCCTCGAACCCTGGCAGGCCGACCTACTCCTCGGCAAGCCGCTCGAGTTCCCCGTCGCCGCCGATCGTGCGATCATGCCGGACGACGTAATCGACTGA
- a CDS encoding O-antigen ligase family protein produces MAASISLTERLVLGFFSKDYARDALERARGGPRWLWWIHLLGALGWMVCVSGRTTYVEAGGALLWIMTFVRLPWIWRAVVMGLAHPLFLALVAWTAWRALSLIWSPDLAAGVDRIDKLRFIWNIPFLLPLAPMVGTLAVGVVGGFFVYNLSQVSHGLSRAGMEWLPQWDRMPNRNAGWNEPVAGGTNLCAALGLHLAAMLYGRRHWVVMGAVGTLITLAAILATGTRGAWIAAAGLVLLACAVGVWKVRWTARRAVVASVVSVVVLGAGAAAGWKVAAPRAMEAREELRQVFEEKDFSSFTGTRLLLMWWAVQAFADHPVGGTGEGGYQPWVEANLEKRGIDPADRTHTGPHPHNTLLQPLANTGIIGFGLYAAVLLMLARIAWVMRRHQHPYAAAVPWALLGLFVACTFEVMHMNTHVLAMWMLLMGLAVAGSVDYVVRHDRTIGGDGELERLAEE; encoded by the coding sequence TTGGCGGCATCCATAAGTTTGACCGAACGCCTGGTTCTGGGGTTCTTCTCCAAGGACTACGCCCGCGATGCCCTGGAGCGTGCCCGGGGCGGGCCGCGGTGGTTGTGGTGGATCCACCTGCTCGGGGCGCTGGGGTGGATGGTCTGCGTGAGCGGGCGGACGACGTACGTTGAGGCCGGCGGCGCGTTGCTCTGGATTATGACCTTTGTGCGCTTGCCTTGGATCTGGCGGGCGGTCGTGATGGGGCTTGCCCACCCGCTATTCCTGGCATTGGTCGCGTGGACGGCGTGGCGGGCGCTCTCCCTCATCTGGTCGCCCGATCTTGCTGCCGGTGTGGATCGGATCGATAAGCTGCGGTTCATCTGGAACATCCCGTTCCTGCTGCCACTCGCGCCGATGGTCGGGACGCTCGCGGTCGGTGTCGTTGGTGGCTTCTTCGTGTACAACCTGTCACAAGTCAGCCACGGGCTGAGTCGGGCGGGGATGGAGTGGCTGCCGCAGTGGGACCGCATGCCAAACCGCAACGCGGGCTGGAACGAGCCGGTGGCCGGGGGCACGAATCTGTGCGCGGCCCTTGGACTACACCTTGCGGCGATGCTGTATGGTCGGCGCCATTGGGTGGTGATGGGGGCGGTCGGGACGCTCATTACCCTGGCGGCGATCCTGGCGACAGGCACGCGCGGGGCGTGGATCGCGGCGGCGGGGCTGGTGCTGCTGGCGTGCGCCGTAGGCGTGTGGAAAGTGCGATGGACGGCCAGGCGCGCGGTTGTGGCCTCGGTGGTTTCCGTCGTGGTGCTCGGAGCCGGTGCCGCAGCCGGCTGGAAGGTTGCGGCGCCGCGGGCGATGGAAGCCCGCGAGGAGTTGCGGCAGGTGTTCGAGGAGAAGGACTTCTCCTCGTTCACGGGCACGAGGCTCTTGCTCATGTGGTGGGCCGTGCAGGCGTTCGCGGACCATCCTGTTGGTGGCACGGGCGAGGGCGGCTACCAGCCCTGGGTGGAAGCGAACCTTGAGAAGCGCGGGATCGATCCGGCCGATCGGACCCATACCGGGCCGCACCCGCACAACACGCTGCTCCAGCCGCTGGCCAATACCGGCATCATCGGTTTCGGGTTGTACGCGGCGGTGCTGCTGATGCTGGCCCGAATCGCGTGGGTGATGCGGCGGCACCAGCACCCGTATGCCGCCGCCGTGCCGTGGGCGCTCCTGGGGTTGTTTGTGGCGTGCACGTTCGAGGTCATGCACATGAACACGCACGTGCTGGCGATGTGGATGCTGCTGATGGGGCTGGCCGTCGCGGGGTCAGTCGATTACGTCGTCCGGCATGATCGCACGATCGGCGGCGACGGGGAACTCGAGCGGCTTGCCGAGGAGTAG
- a CDS encoding alpha/beta fold hydrolase codes for MKRTRTLPLLAGFLVLGIQSASGRVQDQERPAPAQSQEVEIAVEDQDVVLAGTILLPAGATPERPVAGVVLITGSGPQDRDESLMGKKPFKVLAEGLVEHGYAVLRYDDRGTLGIGIGKSTGSFAGSTTVDFAIDAAAAVDYLAAHPAVDASKIIVCGHSTGGLVTAKLLGQNKVPAAAVLLASPSVIGWELLAYQSDKILRVTDEHQPTGLTPEQIDEMDQLQTEMIRSVAVGTEAQQRDAARAAIEFNVRLSGTDPAALTDEIMDTAIAQALAPMQETWMAYFMRYDPAEDLGSARVPVLAIFGGRDLQVAPEQNMQPMSEHIRAANDNHSAVMVLETSNHLFQHAETGLLTEYATAGDPMEPLLIDLVAAWLNRVLAE; via the coding sequence ATGAAGAGAACTCGTACCCTACCGCTGCTCGCCGGCTTCCTTGTTTTAGGGATCCAGTCCGCGTCCGGGCGTGTCCAGGACCAAGAGCGACCGGCACCGGCCCAGTCTCAGGAGGTCGAGATCGCCGTCGAGGACCAGGACGTGGTGCTGGCCGGGACGATATTGCTCCCCGCGGGGGCCACGCCCGAGAGGCCCGTGGCCGGCGTGGTCCTGATTACCGGCTCGGGGCCGCAGGACCGCGACGAGTCGCTCATGGGCAAGAAGCCCTTCAAGGTGCTGGCCGAGGGCCTCGTCGAGCATGGCTACGCCGTGCTTCGATACGACGATCGCGGCACGCTGGGCATTGGTATCGGCAAGAGCACCGGATCGTTCGCGGGATCGACCACAGTCGACTTCGCCATCGATGCCGCAGCCGCAGTGGATTACCTGGCTGCGCATCCAGCCGTCGACGCGTCCAAGATCATCGTGTGCGGCCATAGCACTGGCGGCCTGGTGACGGCCAAACTGCTGGGCCAGAACAAGGTGCCCGCCGCTGCGGTGCTGCTCGCGTCGCCCTCTGTCATCGGCTGGGAGTTGCTTGCCTACCAGTCCGACAAGATCCTCCGCGTGACCGACGAGCACCAGCCAACCGGTCTAACGCCCGAACAGATCGACGAGATGGACCAACTCCAGACCGAGATGATCAGATCGGTCGCCGTAGGCACCGAAGCGCAACAACGTGACGCGGCTCGTGCCGCGATCGAGTTCAACGTGCGTCTATCAGGAACCGACCCCGCCGCACTGACGGACGAGATCATGGATACCGCCATTGCCCAAGCGCTCGCGCCCATGCAAGAGACATGGATGGCTTACTTCATGCGCTACGACCCGGCCGAGGATCTTGGTTCTGCCAGGGTTCCCGTACTCGCAATCTTCGGCGGGCGTGACCTGCAGGTTGCGCCTGAGCAGAACATGCAGCCGATGTCTGAGCACATCCGCGCGGCAAACGACAACCATTCAGCCGTGATGGTGTTGGAGACCTCGAATCACCTGTTCCAACACGCCGAGACTGGGTTGCTCACCGAATACGCCACAGCGGGAGATCCGATGGAGCCCTTGCTCATTGATCTCGTGGCGGCGTGGTTAAATCGAGTGCTTGCCGAGTAA